From the Chloroflexus aurantiacus J-10-fl genome, one window contains:
- the rpsG gene encoding 30S ribosomal protein S7 gives MPRRGNIERRPIPPDARYNSVLVQKFINKVMERGKKSLAERIVYQALDLAAERLKKPQMEIFEQALRNASPSIEVRPKRVGGATYQVPVEVKSDRRYSLAMRWLLMSARARTGKPMVERLAAELIDAYNNTGTTIKRKEDVHRMAEANRAFAHYGRL, from the coding sequence ATGCCCCGTCGCGGTAATATTGAACGACGACCAATTCCACCTGATGCACGCTACAATAGCGTTCTCGTTCAGAAATTTATTAATAAAGTCATGGAGCGCGGCAAGAAGAGTCTTGCCGAGCGCATCGTGTATCAGGCGCTTGATCTGGCTGCCGAGCGGCTTAAGAAGCCGCAAATGGAGATTTTTGAGCAGGCGCTGCGGAATGCCAGCCCTTCAATTGAAGTGCGACCGAAGCGCGTTGGCGGTGCTACCTACCAGGTGCCGGTTGAAGTTAAGAGCGACCGTCGCTATTCGCTGGCTATGCGCTGGCTGTTGATGTCGGCTCGTGCTCGCACCGGTAAGCCGATGGTTGAACGCCTCGCTGCCGAGTTGATCGATGCCTATAACAATACCGGTACGACGATTAAGCGTAAGGAAGATGTCCATCGCATGGCGGAAGCCAACCGTGCTTTCGCTCACTATGGCCGGCTCTAA